In Edaphobacter paludis, a single window of DNA contains:
- a CDS encoding PEP-CTERM sorting domain-containing protein, which produces MRFGITITALALSLLPMSAHASSFVYNLDVALSGGTVTGTITTDANSGVIATTDIVDYSLMLNDGTHTLNLLGPLSGNNSQVLIGGSAVTATAAALSYDFAADASYFVIQSPHIRAGTNFFCLNDPVASCSIGGNSNVAAEIGADPIFQGPPMDGVGVFATAAGPSPVPEPSTMALMGTGVLGLLGAVRRRLS; this is translated from the coding sequence ATGCGATTCGGGATCACGATTACTGCTTTAGCCCTTTCTTTGCTGCCGATGTCTGCTCATGCGAGCAGCTTTGTCTATAACCTCGACGTTGCGCTGTCGGGTGGAACGGTAACAGGAACGATCACAACGGATGCTAATTCGGGCGTGATTGCGACCACAGATATCGTGGATTACAGCTTGATGTTGAATGATGGCACCCATACGCTGAACCTACTGGGACCATTAAGTGGAAATAATTCGCAGGTATTGATTGGCGGGTCGGCGGTGACGGCGACTGCGGCGGCGCTCTCTTACGATTTTGCGGCGGATGCCTCCTATTTTGTCATTCAGTCACCCCACATAAGAGCAGGGACGAACTTTTTCTGCCTCAACGATCCGGTTGCCAGTTGCAGCATCGGCGGAAATTCCAATGTGGCTGCGGAGATTGGTGCGGATCCGATCTTTCAGGGGCCTCCCATGGATGGAGTCGGCGTCTTTGCCACGGCGGCTGGGCCTTCACCCGTTCCAGAGCCTTCGACGATGGCGTTGATGGGGACAGGCGTGCTGGGTCTGCTGGGAGCTGTCCGACGCCGGTTGAGTTAA